Sequence from the Solidesulfovibrio sp. genome:
GGTCCATCCGCCGGGCGTAGGTATGCTCGGAAAGCGCCCGCCGGCGCGCCCGGGCCGCATGGGCCGCCCGCGCCTCGGGCCAGGCCAGGAAATAGTTCAAGCGTTCCTTGAGCTCTTCCATGTCGCCGAACTGGGCCAACTCGTCCTCGGTGAAAAGCTCTGGCAGAAGCGCCCGCCGGTCCACGAGCTGGAAGGCGCCGCACATGGCCAGCTCGAAGGTCCGGGGGTTGACGAAGTCGCCGCCCGGGACCAGCCGGTCCACGCGCACGCTGGAGTGGAGGTTCAGGTTGACCTCGGCGGCGTTGAAAATTTTCACAGCCTCCTCGGTGGCGATGCGCCGGCCGTCCAGGCGCAGGCGCGGGGCCAGCGTCGCGTCGCCGTCCCAGTCGCTGCCGAAAATGGCCAGGCCGTAATCCAGGAGTTCGGCGAAGGCCAGGCGGCGGTTGGGGTAGCCCGCGCCCATAAACGACAGGCGCGCCCCGTAGAGGCGCCGCTCCACCGGGGTCAGTTCCAGCGGGCGGTGCACGGCCGGATCGGCGGCCAGGGGCAGGTAGAACGCGTTTTTCTGGCCCACGGCCGCCAGCTTCTCCAGGAACGGCTCCCGCTGGATGACCGCGAAGAGGTCGTAATACGGCGCGAACGCCTCCCAGTAGGTGAACAGCCGGAAATCCTCCACGAACCACATGCAGGTGGCCACGCCGTCGCGGCGCAGGCGTCGCAAGGCCTGGCGCGACAGCGGCGCCTGGGCCAGGGCCAGGACCATGTCCGGGCCGAAGGTCTCGGCCTTGGCGCACACGGCCTGGCTGACGACCTGAAGAAAGCTGTTCTCCAGGTATTCCAGCCGGTCCGAGGTCACGCGCAGGTCCTTTAAGGCCGTGAAGGCCCCGTAAAACGCCGGCGCCTCGAAGACCTCCACCACATGGCCCAGGGACCGCAGGGCGTCGGCGCAGTACCGGCCGATGGGCAGGGAGCCGCCGTACATGGGCAACACCACCAGCAGGCGCAAGGGACGGGAAAACGTCATGGCTACCACTCCCCGGAAAGCGTCCGGCCAGGCGGGGGCAGGACCCAGTCCGTTTCCAGGCTCAGGCTCTCGGCCAGGTCGTGGCCCAGGGCGGCGTCCACGCCGTCGGCCGCGTCCCCGGCCAGGCGGCGGGTGAGAAAGGCGCGCAGGGCCAGGCGCCGGGCCCGGGTCGGGTCCTGGCCGCAAAACGGCCGGCACACCGCCCCCAACGCGTCGCAGCCCGTGGACAACCCCACGAGGCCCGCCGGCGGCGCGGCCCTGGCCGGGGCGGCCAGGCAGCGCAGGAAGGCCGGATCGGCGAAGGGCGGCAGGCAGAGAAGCCCCTTGTCGCACGGGGCCGACTCCAGGCAGGGGGCGCAGGGCACGGTGTGCTGCCACACGGTATGCCCTTCCCCGTACGGGCCGGTCTCGTGGCTCCAGGCCGAGGACAGGAAAAAGGCCGTGACCGGCACGCCGGCGAAAGCGGCCAGGTGCATGGCCCCGGTGTCCGGGGTCAGGAGCCGGTCGAGGCCGGACAGGGCCTCGACCAGTCCCGGCAGGTCGGTTTGGCCCGTGGCGTCGACGCAGGCCTCCCGCACCGGGCCGTCCAGGCGCCGCAGCAGCGCCCGGGCTTCCCCGGCCTGGGCGGCCGTGCCGAAAAGCGTCACCCGCTTGGCCCCCATGGCCAGGAAGGCCGTGCGCACGAGGGGGGCCAGCACCTCCGGCGGCAGGGAGCGCCTGGCCGCCCGGCCGGCCAGGGCCACGCCGAGCCCGCCGCCCCGCGGCGCGGCCGGCGGGTTGACCTCGCCCGGGGGCAGCGGATCGTCGTCGAGGTGCGCCCAGATGTCGGCCAGGTTGAGGCCCGCCCCGCGCCGGTCCCGGGCCAGGCGAAAGACCAGGCGCAGGACCGCGTCCTTGTCCGTCTGGCCGGAAAACTGGCGGTAGCCGCGCTGGACCTCGGGCGGGAACAGGGCGGCGACGGCCATGCCCAGCGGCGAGAAGTTGAGGGTGAAGACCTTGTCGCAGGCCGTGGCGGAAAGGGCCTCGAAAACGGGCCGGGCCGCCCGGATGCGTTCGGCCGCGGCCAGTGGCCCCTGGCCCGGCGCGCCGTGGGCCGGCAGGCCGTGGACGACGGCGAAGGGATAGAGCCTCGCGGCCAGGGCGGTCAGGGACCGGTCCACGGCCAGGTGTACCTCCCCCCGTCGGGCCAGTCCCGACAGCAGCCGGCGGCTTTGGGCCAGGTCCCCGATGCGGGCCAACTGCACCACGAGCGTGCGCGCCATAGCCTTCTCCGTGGGTCAAAAAATTGAAATTTTCTTGTGAAAAAAAGCCCTTTTCGGCTCATATGTTCTTCTGCTATAGGAGGCTTCCATGCGGTATTATCCTCTCTACGTCAATCTGCGCGGCAAGCGCTGCCTGGTGGTCGGCGCGGGCCAGGTGGGCCGGCGCAAGATCGCCACCCTGGCCGCCTGCGGCCCGGACGAGGTCCTCGTCCTCGACCGCGATCCGCCGGCCGCGGTGGTGGAAGAGCTCGCCGCCCGGCCCGAGGTGGTCTTTGAGCGCCGGGGCTTCGCGCCGGCCGACCTCGACGGCCGCTTCCTGGTCATCGCCGCCACGGACGACGAGGCGCTCAACTGGGCCATCAGCCGGGAATGCGCCGCGCGGGGCATCCTGTGCAACATCGTGGACCAGCCGGAAAAATGCAGCTTCATCGTGCCGGCCCTTTTTACCCGGGGCGACCTGACCGTGGCCATCTCCACGGGCGGGGCCTCGCCGGCCCTGGCCCGCAAGATCCGCCAGGGGCTGGGGGAATTCCTCGGCGCCGAATACGGCGCGCTGCTGGTGCTCATGAGCACGCTGCGGCCCATGGTCCTGGAACTGGGCCTGCCCACCGAGGAAAATTCGAATATTTTCCGCAAGCTTGTCAACTCGTCCCTGCTCGAGGCCCTGGAGCGCGGCGACGACGCCGCCGCCGCCGCCGTGCTGCGGGACATCCTGCCGCCCGCCCTGCACGGCGAGGCGGCGGGGCTCATCGACGGAGCCCTTGGCCATGCCGGCGATTAACATCCTCTTTTTGTGCGTCCTGACCGCCTACTTCCTGGGGGCCACCCTGCATTTGGCCGGCGTGGTGGCGGGCAGGACGCCGCTGCGGCGCGCCGGCGAGGGGCTGACCGTGGCCGGGTTCGCCCTGCACACGGCCGACCTGGCCATGCTGCTCGCCACCGAACGCGGCGCGGCCCTGCTTTCGGGCGAATTCTACTTCAGCCTCCTGGCCTGGAGCCTGCTTGCGATCTGCCTGCTTTTGTGGTGGCGGCTGCGCCTGGAGATGCTCGGGCTTCTGGCCGCGCCCCTGGCCCTGTTCCTGTTCCTGTCCTCCCAGGCGGTCACGGCCACGCGCATGCCGTTGCCCAAGGCCCTGGGCGGGCTTTTCTTCGGGCTGCACATCGGGGCGCTGTTTCTGGCCATAAGCCTGCTCGCCATGGCCAGCGGCGCGGGCGCGGCCTACCTGTACCTGGACCGCAAGATCAAGACCAAGGAGAAGCTGTCCGGCTTTTCCAAGGCCCTGCCGGCCCTGTCCACCTGCGACACGGTCAACCGTTGGGCGGTCATGACCGGCTTTCCGCTCTACACCATCGGGCTTCTCTCCGGCTTCATCTGGGCCAAGCTCACCTGGAACCGCATTTTTTCCTATGACCCCAAGGAGATCACGGCCATCTGCGTCTGGCTGCTGTTCGCCTTCCTGTTTCACCAGCGCGTGTTCCTGGGCTGGCGCGGCCGCAAGCCCGCCCGCCTGGCCATGTGGCTTTTCGGCCTGACGCTCGTGTCCATGCTCGTGATCAATTTTTTCATGCCAACCCATCACAGTTTCGCACGATATATCGATGGAGCATCAAATCTACCTGTTTGGCCTCAACCATAAGACCGCCGGGGTCGAAGTCCGGGAGGCGTTCGCCCTGGGCGAGAGGCCCAAGCTCGGCGAGTCGTTGGTGCGCGGCGAGGCCCGCCTGCGCGAGGCCCTCGTGCTGTCCACCTGCAACCGGGTGGAGGTGCTGGTGGCCGACACGCCGGGCCGCGACGTGCGGCCGGCGGTGCTGGGCGCCTGGGCCGAGCACTGCGGCCAGGACGCGGCCGCCCTTGCCCCCCACCTCTACGAGCACAAGGGGCTCGACGCCGTGAACCACCTGTTTTGCGTGGCCTCGGGGCTCGATTCCCTGGTGCTCGGCGAACCGCAGATCCTCGGGCAGCTCAAGGCCGCCTACCGCCACGCCGTGACGCTGGGCACGGCCGGGGTCATCACCAACCGGCTGTGCCACAAGGCCTTTTCCGTGGCGAAAAAGGTGCGCACGGCCACGGGCATCGGCGCTTCCGCCGTGTCGGTCAGCTACGCCGCCGTGGAACTGGCCAAGCGCATCTTCGGCGAAATGGCCGGCAAGCGGGCCATGCTCGTGGGCGCCGGGGAGATGGCGGAACTGGCCGCCCTGCACCTGCTCAACGCCGGCGTCTCGGAGATCCTCGTCGCCAACCGCACCTACGCCCGGGCCGAGGAACTGGCCGCCCGGTTCAAGGGCCGGCCCGTGGCCTTCGACGAATTCATCGCGCGACTTCCCGAGGCGGACATCGTCATCAGCTCCACCGGCGCGCCAAACGTGGTCATCAAAGCCCGGGACGTGCGCTCGGTGCTCAAGGCCCGCAAGCACAAGCCCATGTTTTTCATCGATATCGCGGTGCCTCGCGATATCGACCCCGACGTCAACAGCCTGGACAACGTCTACCTCTACGACATCGACGACCTCCAGGAAGTGGTCGAGGAGAACCTGGCCCAGCGGCGCGAGGAAGCGGCCCGCGCCCGGGACATCATCGGCTTGCAGGTGGAACGCTTCGGCGAATGGCTCAAGTCCCTGGACGTCAAGCCGACCATCGTGGATCTGCTGACGGCCGGCGAGGACCTCGCCCGCCGCGAACTGGCCAAGACCCTGCGCCGCCTCGGCCCCGACGTCAGCGACGAAACCCGACGGGCCATCGAAACCCTGTCCCTGTCCATCAGCCACAAATTGCTCCACGAGCCCATCGCGTTCCTCAAACGCCGGGCCAAGGAGGAAAAAGGCGACAGGTTCATCGATCTCACCCGCCGCATGTACAACCTGGACCGCGAGGGCGTGCCGCCGAATGCCCACGCGGACCGGAAACCGCCCGAAGACGGGACCGCCCTCCCCGACCTCGATGCGACGGAAGACAGCGAGTAACCCCCATGCGATCCTATCTCATCGATGAAGTTTCCGCCGACAACATGGAAAACATCGAGCGGCACCTGTCCGAAAAAGGCTTCAAGGGACCGCTCGATCACATCTACTACATCCCCTTTCCCCAGGAGATGTTAAACGACGAACAGCAGCAGCACTACGAGCAGTGCGGGCCGTACATGCTCATCCTGGAGACGGGCCGCAACTGGCTCAAGCTCGAATTGCTCGTGCGCGGCAGCGGCAAGTTGCGCTGCTCCTGCATCAGCTACTGCACACCCGAACAGCGCCAGCAGATGATCGATTTCCTCGACACCTTCATCCGGGAACTCGACATCCCCGTCTAGCGGCCGTCCCGTCGGCTCGCCCGACAGCCGGACCCAAGACAGGCCATGCCCGATGCCTCCCCCCTTCCCCTGGCCGGCCTGCCCAGGCCCCAGGCCAGGCTCTGTCTGGCCGTCTCCCGGTTTCTGACCGGCGAGTGCGGCCACGACCCGGCCGGCGCCACCTGGATCGCGGGCGTCTCCGGCGGGCCGGATTCGCTGGTCCTTTTGACCATCCTGTCGATCCTGGCCCCACGCCTGGGCGCCCGCCTGGAGGCGGCCCACCTGGACCACGGCCTGCGCCCGACCTCCGCCGACGAGGCCCGCGCCGTGGCGGCCCATTGCCGGGCCCGCGCCATCCCCTGCCACCTGGGCCGCGCCGACGTGGCCGGCCTGGCCCGGCGGGAGAAAACCGGCATCGAGGACGCCGGGCGCATGGCCCGTTACGCCTTTTTCGAGGACGTCCGCGCCGGGCGCCCCGGGGCCTGGACGGTGCTCGGCCATCAGCTCGACGACCTGGCCGAGGACCAGCTGTTGCGCCTCGTGCGCGGCGCCGGCTGGCCGGCCCTGGGCGGCATGGCCGCCCTGGACGGCCGGCGGCGCCTGCTGCGGCCGCTGCTCGTCACGCCGCGCCGCGACATCGAGGCCTTTGCCGCGGCCCTTGGCCTGCCCGTGTGCCTCGACCCGAGCAACGTCGATCCGGCCTTTCGCCGCAACCGCCTGCGCCGCGACGTCCTGCCCCGGCTCGTCGCCGAAAACCCGCGCTACCTGGAGGCGGCGGCCCGGCTCTGGCGCCCGGCCCGGGCCGACGCCGCCCTGCTGGACACGCTGCTGCCCGCCCCCGACGACCCGGCCGTGCTGCCCATGGCCTTGCTTCGCGGCCTGTCGCCGGCACTGCGCCCGCGCCTGTACCGGCGGGCCTTGGGCGCCCTGGGGCCGGGACAGGCCCTGGCCGACAGCCTGCTCGCCCTGGATGCGGCCGTCTCCCGGCGGGCCACGGGCAAGGCCTTCCGCTTTCCCGGCGGCAAGACGGCCCGTCTCACCCGGCGGGCCGTGGTCTTCACGACCGGCCGGGGCGCTGGCCCAATCCGGGAAACGGCATTGACAGGGCTTGTCCCCGGGAGTAGTGAAACCGATTGTGAAAAATCAAACATGGAGGCAGTCCCGGTGAATATCCTTACGTTCGGTCCCAACGGCAGCGGCAAGGGCACCCAGGGTTCCCTGGTGAAAAAGAAATACAATCTGGCCCACATCGAGTCCGGGGCGATCTTCCGCGAGCATATCGGCGGCGGCACCGAGCTCGGCAAAAAGGCCAAGGGCTACATCGACAAGGGCGAGCTGGTCCCCGACGAGATCACCATCCCCATGATCCTGGAGACCCTCAAGGCCAAGGGTGGCAACGGCTGGCTCCTCGACGGCTTCCCCCGCAACATGGTCCAGGCCGAAAAGCTCTGGGAAGCCCTGCAAAAGGAAGGCATGCCGCTCGATTACGTCATCGAGATCTTGCTCCCCCGCGAGATCGCCAAAAACCGCATCATGGGCCGCCGCCTGTGCGTCAACGACCCCAACCACCCCAACAACATCTTCATCGACGCCATAAAGCCCAACGGCGACAAGTGCCGGGTGTGCGGCGGCGACCTCAAGACCCGCTCCGACGACCAGGACGAGGCCGCCATCGGCAAGCGCCACGACATCTACTACGACACCACCACCGGCACCCTGGCCGCCGCCTATTTCTACAAGAAGCTGGCCGCCGAGGGCAAAACCAAGTACATCGAACTCAACGGCGAGGGTTCCATCGACTCCATCAAGGAAACCCTGCTGGCCCAGCTCGCCTAGTTCACCGGAATTCGCCTTGCCCGACGGCCCCGGGGGGATTACCCTCGGGGCCGCGTTTTTTGCGCCAAAGGAGTTTCACCATGGATACCGGCCCTTTGCGGCTTGGCCGCATCGCCTACCTCAACGTCTGGCCGCTCTATGAATCCCTGATCCCGGCCTTTCCCGAGGGGCCGGACGTCGCCTATGTCCCGGGCCATCCCTCCGCGCTCAACGCCGCCTTGGCCGAAGGCCGCATCGACGCCGCCCCGGCCTCGGCCTTCGCCTACCTGGCCCGGCCGGACGCCTTCACGTTGCTCCCGGGCCTGTGCATCCGGGCGGCGGTCGCCCCCATCCGAAGCGTGCTGCTGCTCTCCCCCGTGCCCCTGGCGGAGCTGCCCGGCCATTTGCGCCGCACCGGCGACCCGGTGCTGCTGTCCGGGGCCTCGGCCAGCTCCAACGCCCTGGTGCGCGTGCTGTGGCGCTTCGCCTGGAAGTTCCCCGAGGCCCGCTTCGAGGCCGTGCCCCCGGGCACGGGCCTGCCCACGGGCAAGCCCTTCGTGGAGATCGGCGACCTGGCCCTCGGCCGCTACCTCGACCCGCCGGCCGGCTGGCACGTCACGGACCTGGGCCAGGCCTGGTTCGACTACGCCGCCACCCCCTTCGTCTTCGCCCTGTGGATCGTGCGGCAAGGGCTCGCCGGCCGGCGCCTCGCCGCCCTGGCCCGGCTCCACGAGGCGCTCCTGACCATCAACGCCGGCCTGCCGGAGGCCCTGCCACGGCTCGTGGGCGCCCCGTCGCGGCCGGAATGGATCGACCAGGCCGCGCTTCTTTCCTATTTGCGGGTGGTCAATTACGATCTCGATGCCCCGGCCAAGGCGAGCCTCATCCTGTTCGCCGAACACTGCCGGGAAATGGGCCTCGTCGAGGCCGTGCCGGGCCTGCGCTTCGCCCTGTAGCCGGCGATCCCAAGCCAAGGAGCCCCCATGCGCGACGCTCCCCGCCCCCTGCCCTGGCCGCGACTGGCCGGCCTGCTCGCCCTGGCGCTTTGCCTGGCCTTTGCGGACACCCCGCCGGCCGGAGCGAAACCCGGCCGGGGCGAAACGGCCCGGCCGGTCCTCATCTATGATTACCCGCCCGGCCAGGCCCTGCCCATCCACTTCCGCCTGGCCGACGGCGGCCCCAAGGGCGACCCCGGCCAGGCGGCCTTGCGCCTTTCGGGCAGTTCGCAGTTCGACGCCCCGGGCCTGGACAACCTGGCCCGCTTCCTGCCCGGGCCGCTGACCGTGGTGGACCTGCGCCAGGAATCCCACGGCTTTTTGAACGGCCGGCCCGTCAGCTGGTTTTCGCCGCAAGATAGGGCCAACGCCGGCAAGACGCCGGCCCAGGCGGCGGCGGACGAACGCGCCCGCTTGCGCCGCCTGTCCGATACGGCCACGGCCGCGGTAACGGTGATCCTGGCGAAGAATGCCCGGGGCGGCATCGGGGAGTCCGAGCGGCTGGCCGTGGACGTGACGGACGTGGTCGACGAGGCGAAACTGGCGGCCGACCGGGGGCTTAGCTCCCTGCGCCTGTACGTGCCGGACCACATGGCCCCGGACGCGGCGCAGGTCGACCGGTTCGTTGCCTATTGCCGGGCCATGGCCCCGGGCACTTGGCTGCACGTCCACTGCCACGCCGGGGACGGGCGCACCACGACCTTCATGGTGCTTTACGCCCTGCTCAATAATCCCGGCGGCGAAAGCCTGGAGGCCATCGCGGCGAAGCAGGCGGCGGCCGGCGGCATCGACCTCCTGGGCAATCCCCCGACCGGCTGGAAAAGGGCCATGTACCTGGCCCGGGCGGACTTCCTGCGGCAGTTCGCCGCCTATGCGGCGGCCAATCCCGGCGGCGCGCCCCTGACGTTTCGCCAGTGGCGGGCCGCGGCGCGGTAGCCTGGCCTTGCCCGGGGCGCCTGCAAAGCGCGCCTTTCAGTCGGCGGCGGGCCGGACGGACGCGGCCGCCGCAACGGGCGAAGCCCCGGTCAGCAGCAGGGCAAGCCGAGGATCTCGGACTTGCGGGCCTGGACGAGAAGATCCGAAATGCGGATGGCGTCGAGCTCGCGAAACAGGCTGGCCGTGGCTCGGGCCCAGATCTGGCGCGTCACGCAGTCTCCGGCAATGAGGCAGACGTCGGGGTTGCCCACGCATTCGGTCA
This genomic interval carries:
- a CDS encoding glycosyltransferase, translated to MTFSRPLRLLVVLPMYGGSLPIGRYCADALRSLGHVVEVFEAPAFYGAFTALKDLRVTSDRLEYLENSFLQVVSQAVCAKAETFGPDMVLALAQAPLSRQALRRLRRDGVATCMWFVEDFRLFTYWEAFAPYYDLFAVIQREPFLEKLAAVGQKNAFYLPLAADPAVHRPLELTPVERRLYGARLSFMGAGYPNRRLAFAELLDYGLAIFGSDWDGDATLAPRLRLDGRRIATEEAVKIFNAAEVNLNLHSSVRVDRLVPGGDFVNPRTFELAMCGAFQLVDRRALLPELFTEDELAQFGDMEELKERLNYFLAWPEARAAHAARARRRALSEHTYARRMDRLLDFAASRLSGWPSGERGEAALSALPEGMREEVAALLRELSLPPDVSFDDLVVAVRARQGVLAPLETSLLFLDEWRKQYGG
- a CDS encoding glycosyltransferase family 9 protein gives rise to the protein MARTLVVQLARIGDLAQSRRLLSGLARRGEVHLAVDRSLTALAARLYPFAVVHGLPAHGAPGQGPLAAAERIRAARPVFEALSATACDKVFTLNFSPLGMAVAALFPPEVQRGYRQFSGQTDKDAVLRLVFRLARDRRGAGLNLADIWAHLDDDPLPPGEVNPPAAPRGGGLGVALAGRAARRSLPPEVLAPLVRTAFLAMGAKRVTLFGTAAQAGEARALLRRLDGPVREACVDATGQTDLPGLVEALSGLDRLLTPDTGAMHLAAFAGVPVTAFFLSSAWSHETGPYGEGHTVWQHTVPCAPCLESAPCDKGLLCLPPFADPAFLRCLAAPARAAPPAGLVGLSTGCDALGAVCRPFCGQDPTRARRLALRAFLTRRLAGDAADGVDAALGHDLAESLSLETDWVLPPPGRTLSGEW
- a CDS encoding bifunctional precorrin-2 dehydrogenase/sirohydrochlorin ferrochelatase, translated to MRYYPLYVNLRGKRCLVVGAGQVGRRKIATLAACGPDEVLVLDRDPPAAVVEELAARPEVVFERRGFAPADLDGRFLVIAATDDEALNWAISRECAARGILCNIVDQPEKCSFIVPALFTRGDLTVAISTGGASPALARKIRQGLGEFLGAEYGALLVLMSTLRPMVLELGLPTEENSNIFRKLVNSSLLEALERGDDAAAAAVLRDILPPALHGEAAGLIDGALGHAGD
- a CDS encoding cytochrome c biogenesis protein CcsA gives rise to the protein MPAINILFLCVLTAYFLGATLHLAGVVAGRTPLRRAGEGLTVAGFALHTADLAMLLATERGAALLSGEFYFSLLAWSLLAICLLLWWRLRLEMLGLLAAPLALFLFLSSQAVTATRMPLPKALGGLFFGLHIGALFLAISLLAMASGAGAAYLYLDRKIKTKEKLSGFSKALPALSTCDTVNRWAVMTGFPLYTIGLLSGFIWAKLTWNRIFSYDPKEITAICVWLLFAFLFHQRVFLGWRGRKPARLAMWLFGLTLVSMLVINFFMPTHHSFARYIDGASNLPVWPQP
- the hemA gene encoding glutamyl-tRNA reductase, whose protein sequence is MEHQIYLFGLNHKTAGVEVREAFALGERPKLGESLVRGEARLREALVLSTCNRVEVLVADTPGRDVRPAVLGAWAEHCGQDAAALAPHLYEHKGLDAVNHLFCVASGLDSLVLGEPQILGQLKAAYRHAVTLGTAGVITNRLCHKAFSVAKKVRTATGIGASAVSVSYAAVELAKRIFGEMAGKRAMLVGAGEMAELAALHLLNAGVSEILVANRTYARAEELAARFKGRPVAFDEFIARLPEADIVISSTGAPNVVIKARDVRSVLKARKHKPMFFIDIAVPRDIDPDVNSLDNVYLYDIDDLQEVVEENLAQRREEAARARDIIGLQVERFGEWLKSLDVKPTIVDLLTAGEDLARRELAKTLRRLGPDVSDETRRAIETLSLSISHKLLHEPIAFLKRRAKEEKGDRFIDLTRRMYNLDREGVPPNAHADRKPPEDGTALPDLDATEDSE
- a CDS encoding adenylate kinase, encoding MNILTFGPNGSGKGTQGSLVKKKYNLAHIESGAIFREHIGGGTELGKKAKGYIDKGELVPDEITIPMILETLKAKGGNGWLLDGFPRNMVQAEKLWEALQKEGMPLDYVIEILLPREIAKNRIMGRRLCVNDPNHPNNIFIDAIKPNGDKCRVCGGDLKTRSDDQDEAAIGKRHDIYYDTTTGTLAAAYFYKKLAAEGKTKYIELNGEGSIDSIKETLLAQLA
- a CDS encoding menaquinone biosynthesis protein, coding for MDTGPLRLGRIAYLNVWPLYESLIPAFPEGPDVAYVPGHPSALNAALAEGRIDAAPASAFAYLARPDAFTLLPGLCIRAAVAPIRSVLLLSPVPLAELPGHLRRTGDPVLLSGASASSNALVRVLWRFAWKFPEARFEAVPPGTGLPTGKPFVEIGDLALGRYLDPPAGWHVTDLGQAWFDYAATPFVFALWIVRQGLAGRRLAALARLHEALLTINAGLPEALPRLVGAPSRPEWIDQAALLSYLRVVNYDLDAPAKASLILFAEHCREMGLVEAVPGLRFAL
- a CDS encoding phosphatase gives rise to the protein MRDAPRPLPWPRLAGLLALALCLAFADTPPAGAKPGRGETARPVLIYDYPPGQALPIHFRLADGGPKGDPGQAALRLSGSSQFDAPGLDNLARFLPGPLTVVDLRQESHGFLNGRPVSWFSPQDRANAGKTPAQAAADERARLRRLSDTATAAVTVILAKNARGGIGESERLAVDVTDVVDEAKLAADRGLSSLRLYVPDHMAPDAAQVDRFVAYCRAMAPGTWLHVHCHAGDGRTTTFMVLYALLNNPGGESLEAIAAKQAAAGGIDLLGNPPTGWKRAMYLARADFLRQFAAYAAANPGGAPLTFRQWRAAAR